One stretch of Balneolaceae bacterium DNA includes these proteins:
- the lgt gene encoding prolipoprotein diacylglyceryl transferase, translating to MLTPALIMQATDHLVWQADRVAFNLGTLHLPIPVSIIGVAAGVALLFLLYPKLKEKANEGNGRPSKGKGKGEPAEPPAWQVLALLAGALAVGQFLFQVVIPTSTISAIGPIQPHWYGFLFAMAFVAGFAIESRLFRDGGRSMEELEQLLTYILIATVVGARLGHILFYDPVYYLTHPSQILAVWEGGLASHGAAIGILLAMYLFVRKRRDMSFLWLADRVVVVVALGGAFIRTGNFVNSEIIGKPTELPWGVIFSRIDMVPRHPTMLYEALLCLLVFGILLLVYRRYRRQPPEGSLFGIFLVLLFGGRFLLEYTKVFQAEFAANWMFNMGQLLSIPLIVLGLWLLARKVDWSAMPAATTDDATPPESG from the coding sequence ATGCTTACCCCCGCCCTTATCATGCAAGCTACTGACCACCTGGTGTGGCAGGCCGACCGCGTGGCCTTCAACCTGGGCACCCTCCACCTGCCCATCCCCGTCTCCATCATCGGCGTGGCCGCCGGGGTGGCCCTGCTTTTCCTGCTCTATCCCAAACTGAAGGAGAAGGCCAACGAGGGGAACGGCCGCCCGTCCAAAGGGAAAGGTAAGGGAGAGCCGGCGGAGCCTCCCGCCTGGCAGGTGCTGGCGCTGCTGGCCGGCGCCCTGGCCGTGGGACAGTTTCTCTTCCAGGTGGTGATTCCCACCTCCACCATCAGCGCTATTGGACCCATCCAACCGCACTGGTACGGCTTTCTCTTCGCCATGGCCTTCGTTGCGGGCTTCGCCATCGAAAGCAGGCTGTTCCGCGACGGCGGGCGCTCCATGGAGGAGCTGGAGCAGCTGCTCACCTACATACTCATCGCCACCGTGGTGGGGGCGCGGCTGGGACACATCCTGTTCTACGACCCGGTCTACTACCTCACCCACCCTTCGCAGATCCTGGCTGTTTGGGAGGGAGGACTGGCCAGCCACGGGGCCGCCATCGGCATTCTGCTGGCCATGTACCTCTTTGTGCGCAAGCGCCGTGACATGAGTTTCCTCTGGTTGGCCGACCGCGTGGTGGTGGTGGTGGCCCTGGGCGGCGCCTTTATCCGCACGGGCAACTTCGTAAACTCCGAAATCATCGGTAAACCCACCGAACTGCCCTGGGGCGTGATCTTCTCACGCATCGACATGGTGCCCCGCCACCCCACCATGCTCTATGAGGCCCTGCTCTGCCTGCTGGTTTTCGGGATACTCCTGCTGGTCTACCGGCGCTACCGCAGACAGCCTCCTGAAGGTTCCCTTTTCGGCATCTTCCTGGTCCTGCTGTTCGGGGGACGATTCCTTTTGGAGTACACCAAGGTGTTCCAGGCGGAGTTTGCCGCAAACTGGATGTTTAACATGGGACAGCTTCTCAGTATCCCGCTCATCGTTCTGGGACTCTGGCTGCTGGCGCGCAAGGTGGACTGGAGTGCCATGCCCGCGGCGACGACCGATGACGCAACCCCGCCGGAGAGCGGCTGA
- the cysS gene encoding cysteine--tRNA ligase — protein sequence MPRVRRLLHGTMDAPELFHLQNPNRKSPRSMETLHIYNTLSRSKEPFEPIEEGFVGIYVCGPTVYGDPHLGHAKSYVSFDVVVRYLQWLGYRVRYVQNITDVGHLTDDADQGEDKLEKQAQIEKLEPMEIAEKYTYNYFRDMDKLGVRRPDISPRATGHIIEQIEMVRRLLDNDHAYETDGNVYFDVSSDEDYGRLSGRKVEEQESGARIETASDKRSPEDFALWKKADDGHIMKWPSPWGPGYPGWHIECSAMSTKYLGEHFDIHGGGLDNQFPHHECEIAQAEGAYRQPFANYWMHNNMVTLEGQKMGKSLGNAISLDQFFRGDHELLSRAWDPQVIRFFLLQSHYRSTTDFSEDALEGAENGLKSLQEMLRDIDGADAGAGNAFDAKALRSEVQARMNDDFNTAQALAVLFEELRALRKRINEDDAPANLDEVKELLRGFVDGVLGLWPETEQDRGGRGDDKTEELVRVLLDLRSEARRDKNFELADRIRDRLVELGVVLMDREGRTDFRIKS from the coding sequence ATGCCGCGCGTCCGCAGGCTTCTCCACGGCACGATGGACGCGCCCGAACTGTTTCATCTTCAGAACCCGAACCGGAAGTCGCCTCGAAGCATGGAAACCCTCCATATCTACAACACCCTGAGCCGCTCAAAAGAGCCTTTTGAACCCATCGAGGAGGGTTTCGTGGGCATCTACGTCTGCGGTCCCACCGTCTACGGCGATCCCCACCTGGGCCATGCCAAAAGCTACGTCTCCTTTGACGTGGTGGTGCGCTACCTGCAGTGGCTGGGCTACCGGGTGCGCTACGTGCAGAACATCACCGACGTGGGACACCTGACCGACGACGCCGACCAGGGGGAGGACAAGCTGGAGAAGCAGGCCCAGATCGAAAAGCTGGAGCCTATGGAGATCGCCGAGAAGTACACTTACAACTATTTCCGGGACATGGACAAGCTGGGCGTGCGGCGCCCGGACATCTCCCCGCGCGCCACCGGACATATCATCGAGCAGATCGAAATGGTGCGCAGGCTGCTGGACAACGACCACGCCTACGAGACCGATGGCAATGTCTACTTTGACGTCTCCTCGGACGAGGACTACGGCAGGCTGAGCGGCCGCAAGGTGGAGGAGCAGGAGAGCGGCGCCCGCATCGAGACCGCCTCCGACAAGCGATCCCCGGAAGACTTCGCCCTCTGGAAGAAGGCCGACGACGGACATATTATGAAATGGCCCTCTCCCTGGGGACCCGGCTATCCCGGCTGGCATATCGAGTGCTCGGCCATGTCCACCAAGTACCTGGGCGAGCACTTCGACATCCACGGCGGCGGACTGGACAACCAGTTCCCCCACCACGAATGCGAGATCGCCCAGGCCGAGGGCGCCTACCGCCAGCCCTTCGCCAACTACTGGATGCACAACAATATGGTCACCCTCGAGGGTCAGAAGATGGGCAAATCCCTCGGCAACGCCATCTCCCTGGACCAGTTCTTCCGGGGCGACCACGAGCTGCTGAGCCGCGCCTGGGATCCCCAGGTGATCCGCTTTTTCCTGCTGCAGAGCCATTACCGCAGCACCACCGACTTCTCGGAGGACGCCCTGGAAGGCGCCGAGAACGGGCTGAAGAGCCTGCAGGAGATGCTGCGGGACATCGACGGGGCCGATGCCGGCGCGGGCAACGCTTTCGACGCCAAGGCCCTGCGCTCCGAGGTGCAGGCACGCATGAACGACGATTTCAACACCGCCCAGGCCCTGGCCGTGCTCTTCGAGGAACTGCGTGCCCTGCGAAAGCGCATCAACGAGGATGACGCCCCCGCCAACCTGGACGAGGTGAAGGAGCTTCTGCGCGGATTCGTCGACGGGGTGCTGGGACTCTGGCCGGAGACGGAGCAGGATAGGGGCGGCCGTGGCGACGACAAGACCGAGGAGCTTGTGAGGGTGCTGCTCGATCTGCGCAGCGAAGCGCGGCGGGACAAGAATTTCGAGCTGGCCGACCGCATCCGCGACCGCCTGGTGGAGCTGGGCGTGGTGCTCATGGACCGCGAGGGACGCACCGACTTCCGCATTAAATCGTGA
- a CDS encoding AsmA-like C-terminal region-containing protein, with protein MKRFLKIAGGIVLFLVMVAVGLNLWLTDERLKRTALPYLSEALGREVQAESMSLSFWRTFPRPGLSVGGLLVPGDAKGDTVMALERGTAGVALLPLLQGRADISEVHLRRPRFRYRIYGDGTTNMDFLFEQEDEEAAGGSWSISIPLFSVEGGEVDYRNDSTGTRAALHGLGGELSLSFDSLITSGAELRAEGLSWGSGGEARTLQVPVTLSQQSTVDTRAEILRLQDGSLSLRGLSLQLEGSVSNWSAGPDLDLSLKSSTDDFGELLALLPGRYVEGLQTRGSLTLQGTVGGSMAGGSAPSFAADLQVRDGYLKNPDLPRAIEDIRLNARADNQALTLTEFTAQAGQNTLRANGTLEHPLQEDGDFEAAVQADMDLSTLPEYYDVSTFGLQEMAGELAADVTFRGNRARPAEADYEGTFRLSGGSLRYAGVPEAITGIELDALARADRLELRSLRMQAAGNTFSTSGSIRQPLDSMRTVDLQSALEVDLSTLRRFYPVEGDSLGLGGVLVSLSGSARADLNLRGAPAEPAALVPDGTLSLTNVHLSGGGLPHPVRSLNGELRLTPSAATLQNLSFGLGDSQMELEGTMERYRNWLLPEGERNAAEPPRLTGTFRSNYLDMDQWINWEDTSSAPLAVHLPHLQSEVDAQIARMTLTGVNLSDVQGRLTGSPLELRLAEGSARLLGGSMSGSITWRVPRPERTEVIFEGGVDSLQLASFFEEYPVLGPEYRLHDYLQGHFDASVSYRTELDSLFTPVLATTDISGSFGMSRTRLEGHPIQQRVAALLDLQELRSATLDSWNSTFNVDRGVMRVDSLRLVSGGTGAVINGTRSLSDGTLDLQLTLYLPQRYREAVASVVTAQAVDALAREDGALMLPLRVTGTLRQPRIEPDRETIQPILETYLKDKAGSVLRRLFDNR; from the coding sequence ATGAAAAGATTCCTGAAAATCGCAGGCGGCATCGTCCTTTTTCTGGTTATGGTGGCCGTGGGACTCAACCTGTGGCTGACCGATGAACGTCTCAAACGCACCGCCCTCCCCTACCTCAGCGAGGCCCTGGGCCGCGAGGTGCAGGCCGAAAGCATGTCCCTCTCCTTCTGGCGCACATTTCCCCGCCCCGGACTGAGCGTGGGCGGGCTGCTGGTACCGGGCGACGCCAAAGGCGACACGGTAATGGCCCTTGAGCGCGGCACCGCGGGGGTGGCCCTGCTGCCGCTCCTGCAGGGAAGGGCGGACATCTCCGAAGTGCACCTGCGGAGGCCCCGGTTTCGCTATCGCATTTACGGGGACGGCACCACTAACATGGATTTCCTTTTTGAACAGGAAGATGAGGAGGCGGCCGGCGGCAGTTGGTCCATCAGCATCCCCCTCTTTTCGGTGGAGGGAGGCGAGGTGGACTACCGTAACGATTCCACCGGTACACGCGCGGCCCTGCACGGTCTGGGAGGAGAACTCTCCCTCTCCTTCGACTCGCTCATCACCAGCGGGGCGGAGCTGCGTGCGGAGGGCCTCAGCTGGGGCTCCGGCGGCGAGGCGCGCACCCTGCAGGTACCGGTCACCCTCTCCCAGCAATCCACGGTCGACACTCGCGCGGAGATCCTTCGCCTGCAGGATGGCAGCCTATCCCTTCGCGGACTCTCCCTGCAGCTGGAGGGCAGCGTGTCCAACTGGAGCGCGGGACCCGATCTGGATCTCTCCCTCAAATCGTCCACTGACGACTTCGGGGAACTGCTCGCGCTGCTGCCCGGCAGATACGTAGAGGGGCTGCAGACCCGTGGTTCCCTCACCCTGCAGGGTACAGTGGGAGGCAGCATGGCCGGCGGATCCGCGCCCTCCTTTGCGGCCGACCTTCAGGTGCGCGACGGCTACCTGAAAAATCCCGACCTCCCCCGGGCCATAGAGGACATTCGCCTGAACGCCCGGGCCGATAATCAGGCCCTCACCCTCACCGAATTTACTGCACAGGCCGGGCAGAACACCTTGAGGGCCAACGGCACCCTGGAGCATCCCCTGCAGGAAGACGGCGATTTCGAGGCCGCGGTGCAGGCAGATATGGACCTTTCTACGCTGCCTGAATACTACGACGTCTCCACCTTCGGCCTGCAGGAGATGGCCGGCGAGCTGGCGGCGGACGTCACCTTCCGAGGCAACCGGGCACGTCCCGCCGAGGCCGACTACGAGGGTACTTTCCGGCTGAGTGGCGGCAGCCTGCGTTACGCCGGGGTTCCCGAAGCCATTACGGGCATCGAGCTGGACGCCCTCGCCCGGGCCGACCGGCTCGAACTGCGCAGCCTGCGCATGCAGGCCGCGGGCAATACCTTCAGCACGAGCGGCAGCATCCGCCAGCCCCTGGATTCCATGCGAACGGTGGACCTGCAGTCCGCCCTGGAGGTGGACCTTTCCACCTTGCGGCGCTTCTATCCCGTGGAGGGCGACAGCCTGGGTCTGGGCGGCGTGCTGGTCTCCCTTTCCGGCTCCGCGCGCGCCGATTTAAACCTGCGCGGCGCCCCAGCCGAGCCCGCCGCCCTGGTACCGGATGGCACCCTCAGCCTCACCAACGTGCACCTCTCCGGCGGGGGACTGCCCCATCCCGTGCGCAGCCTCAACGGGGAGCTGCGCCTGACGCCCTCCGCGGCCACCCTCCAAAACCTCAGCTTCGGGCTGGGCGATTCGCAGATGGAGCTGGAGGGGACCATGGAGCGCTACCGCAACTGGCTGCTCCCGGAGGGCGAACGCAACGCCGCAGAACCGCCGCGCCTGACGGGCACCTTCCGCAGCAACTACCTCGACATGGACCAGTGGATCAACTGGGAGGACACCAGTTCCGCCCCCCTGGCCGTCCACCTGCCACACCTGCAGAGCGAGGTGGACGCGCAGATTGCGCGCATGACCCTTACCGGGGTCAACCTAAGCGATGTCCAGGGTCGCCTGACGGGCTCCCCGCTTGAACTGCGGCTGGCCGAAGGCTCCGCACGCCTTCTAGGCGGCAGCATGAGCGGCTCCATCACCTGGAGGGTGCCGCGTCCCGAACGTACCGAAGTGATTTTCGAGGGAGGCGTCGACAGCCTGCAGCTCGCTTCCTTTTTTGAGGAATACCCGGTGCTGGGACCCGAATACCGGCTGCATGACTACCTGCAGGGGCACTTCGACGCCTCCGTCTCCTACCGCACCGAACTGGACTCCCTGTTTACCCCGGTGCTGGCCACCACCGACATAAGCGGAAGCTTCGGCATGAGCCGCACCCGCCTGGAGGGTCACCCCATCCAGCAGCGGGTGGCCGCCCTGCTGGACCTGCAGGAGCTCCGCAGTGCCACGCTGGACAGCTGGAACAGCACCTTCAACGTAGACCGGGGCGTGATGCGGGTGGACAGCCTGCGCCTGGTCAGCGGTGGCACGGGCGCTGTAATTAACGGCACGCGCAGCCTTTCCGACGGTACGCTCGACCTGCAGCTGACGCTCTACCTCCCGCAGCGCTACCGCGAGGCCGTGGCCTCGGTGGTGACCGCCCAGGCGGTGGACGCCCTTGCCCGCGAGGACGGCGCCCTCATGCTGCCCCTGCGCGTAACCGGCACCCTCCGGCAGCCCCGCATCGAACCCGACCGCGAGACCATCCAACCCATTCTCGAAACCTATCTCAAGGACAAGGCGGGCAGCGTGCTCCGCAGGCTCTTCGACAACCGCTAG
- a CDS encoding protein-L-isoaspartate(D-aspartate) O-methyltransferase, translated as MSIWGSERNNLKFRQRRRRLVETLREKGIEDDRVLEVFGRVPRHRFIDTALEDRAYEDTALPIGKRQTISQPYTVARQTELLKIMPGEKVLEIGTGSGYQAAILHDLGAEVYSVERHEELYERARTKLREMGCHVQLKLGDGTLGWSAYAPYDGIVVTAGAPEVPSGLLDQLMVNGRLVVPVGDSRKQEMVRVTKIREDEFEEERFSHFKFVPLIGEKGWSDE; from the coding sequence ATGAGCATTTGGGGGTCCGAACGCAACAACCTGAAGTTCAGGCAGAGGCGCCGGCGGCTGGTGGAGACCCTCAGGGAAAAGGGCATCGAAGACGATCGCGTACTGGAGGTGTTCGGCCGGGTTCCCCGGCACCGTTTCATCGATACGGCCCTTGAAGACCGCGCCTACGAGGATACCGCCCTCCCCATCGGCAAGCGCCAGACCATCTCCCAGCCCTATACCGTGGCGCGGCAAACCGAACTGCTGAAGATCATGCCCGGCGAAAAGGTATTGGAGATCGGCACAGGCTCGGGCTACCAGGCCGCCATCCTGCACGATCTGGGCGCGGAGGTCTACAGTGTGGAGCGTCACGAGGAGCTCTACGAGCGGGCCCGTACCAAGCTGCGCGAAATGGGCTGTCACGTGCAGCTCAAGCTGGGCGACGGCACCCTGGGCTGGTCGGCCTACGCCCCCTACGATGGCATCGTGGTGACGGCCGGGGCCCCGGAGGTGCCCTCGGGACTGCTGGATCAGCTTATGGTGAACGGGAGGCTGGTGGTGCCCGTGGGCGATTCGCGCAAGCAGGAGATGGTGCGCGTCACCAAGATTCGAGAGGATGAATTCGAGGAGGAGCGCTTTTCCCATTTCAAGTTTGTGCCCCTCATCGGCGAAAAAGGGTGGAGCGATGAGTAG
- a CDS encoding DUF368 domain-containing protein, giving the protein MSREEGDAAKTDPTSWSEWPGLISRGFVMGSADIIPGVSGGTMALILGIYSRLIHAIRSVDLSFFRCLLRLRWREALAGVHWRFLVLLVGGILLAVVFFTRVVPLQIYMHTHPELIYGLFFGLILGSIFILVKALEHFGWAHALLLAAGALAGWWTVTLVPAATPETPLFVFLSGSVAICAMVLPGISGSYLLLILGKYDYILSQLALLGGSATVEGLLALLPFFGGAAVGLALFTRLLSWLLDRHYGPTLAVLIGFLVGSLYMIWPWQQREYREFTRVEAVVEVGSDRAGDLRDRQEDPDLPEFERLGEVLNPDVQGAPRQVEILRVQKKLVRSTPELPAPREQPGESAAGAAGAAAGLLMVVALERMQRRMGGDGRNE; this is encoded by the coding sequence ATGAGTAGGGAGGAAGGAGACGCCGCCAAAACCGACCCAACCTCCTGGAGCGAGTGGCCGGGACTTATCTCCCGCGGATTCGTCATGGGATCGGCCGACATCATCCCCGGTGTCAGCGGCGGTACCATGGCCTTGATCCTGGGCATCTATTCCCGTCTCATTCATGCCATACGGAGCGTGGACCTGTCCTTCTTCCGGTGTCTTCTCCGCCTTCGCTGGAGGGAGGCCCTGGCGGGGGTCCACTGGCGCTTTCTGGTCCTCTTGGTGGGCGGCATCCTGCTGGCCGTGGTCTTCTTCACCCGGGTGGTGCCCTTGCAGATCTACATGCATACCCACCCCGAGCTGATCTACGGACTCTTTTTCGGGCTTATACTGGGCTCCATTTTTATCCTGGTCAAGGCGCTTGAGCACTTCGGGTGGGCCCACGCCCTGCTGCTGGCCGCCGGCGCCCTTGCGGGCTGGTGGACGGTGACCCTGGTGCCCGCCGCCACGCCGGAAACCCCGCTCTTCGTCTTTCTGAGCGGGTCGGTGGCCATCTGCGCCATGGTCCTGCCGGGTATCTCGGGTTCCTACCTGTTGCTCATTCTGGGAAAATACGACTATATCCTGAGTCAGCTCGCCCTGCTCGGCGGCTCCGCCACTGTCGAAGGGCTGCTGGCGCTATTGCCCTTCTTCGGCGGGGCTGCGGTGGGACTGGCCCTCTTTACACGACTGCTTTCCTGGCTGCTGGACCGGCACTACGGCCCCACCCTGGCGGTACTCATCGGTTTCCTGGTGGGGTCGCTCTATATGATCTGGCCCTGGCAGCAGCGTGAATACCGCGAGTTTACCCGTGTGGAGGCCGTGGTGGAGGTCGGCAGCGACCGGGCGGGCGACCTTCGCGACCGGCAGGAGGATCCTGACCTGCCGGAGTTCGAGAGGCTGGGCGAGGTGCTGAACCCGGATGTGCAGGGAGCCCCCCGGCAAGTGGAGATTCTGCGGGTCCAGAAAAAACTGGTGCGCTCCACACCGGAGCTTCCCGCTCCCCGGGAGCAACCCGGCGAAAGCGCGGCCGGCGCTGCCGGCGCTGCGGCGGGACTGCTAATGGTGGTGGCACTGGAGCGTATGCAGCGGCGCATGGGCGGGGACGGTAGGAATGAATAG
- a CDS encoding universal stress protein, with protein sequence MKEIRKILVPTDFSEGAVPAYTHAQEIAGRFGSTVDFIHVIPTLRYFGESLSRMGAPLDMENDLYPHAQEEAQHRLGSLMDDYIHEDNRGEAVVRIDRKPSEAIAEYAGDHGYDLVVMATHGKHETEMLRGSVTEKVIRHSPVPVFTVDQRLSPGGLKHILYPTDGSSASWEALPLALAVADTYDAEITFFHVTELYGSLAEKVTQNPNLPDEVNIYEGLLDSLEDYLIDRGMDSVDLQRGEVDFEDRLVVTEGAGSHAIPARTEIRKGVSAHYAIEEYAGEYADLVVMATHGHSGLAHFFLGSTTEKVAQHVDKPVLTVRSVRREDT encoded by the coding sequence ATGAAGGAAATAAGGAAGATACTGGTGCCAACGGACTTTTCGGAGGGGGCGGTCCCCGCCTACACCCACGCGCAGGAAATTGCGGGACGTTTCGGATCGACGGTGGATTTTATCCACGTTATTCCCACCCTGCGCTATTTCGGGGAGAGTCTTTCCAGGATGGGAGCGCCCCTCGATATGGAGAACGATCTCTATCCCCATGCGCAGGAGGAGGCTCAGCACCGGTTGGGAAGCCTGATGGATGACTATATCCACGAAGACAATCGAGGGGAGGCGGTGGTGCGCATCGACCGCAAGCCCTCGGAAGCCATTGCTGAATACGCCGGCGACCACGGCTACGATCTTGTCGTCATGGCCACCCACGGCAAGCATGAGACAGAGATGCTCCGGGGTTCAGTCACCGAAAAGGTGATCCGACACTCGCCGGTCCCCGTATTCACGGTCGACCAGCGCCTGTCGCCGGGGGGACTCAAGCACATTCTCTATCCCACCGACGGCTCCTCCGCCTCCTGGGAGGCCCTGCCGCTTGCCCTGGCCGTGGCCGACACCTACGACGCCGAGATTACCTTTTTCCACGTCACCGAGCTGTACGGCAGCCTGGCCGAGAAGGTCACGCAGAATCCCAACCTGCCCGACGAGGTAAACATCTACGAAGGACTCCTCGACAGCCTGGAGGATTATCTTATCGACCGAGGCATGGATAGCGTTGATCTGCAGCGCGGGGAGGTCGATTTTGAAGACCGCCTGGTGGTGACCGAGGGGGCGGGCAGCCACGCCATCCCCGCCAGGACCGAAATACGCAAGGGCGTCTCCGCCCACTACGCCATCGAGGAGTACGCCGGGGAGTACGCCGACCTGGTCGTCATGGCCACCCACGGCCATAGTGGACTCGCCCATTTCTTTCTGGGCTCCACCACCGAAAAGGTTGCGCAGCACGTCGACAAGCCGGTGCTTACCGTCCGTTCGGTGCGGCGCGAGGACACCTGA
- a CDS encoding sterol desaturase family protein, whose translation MPELITIEELTAMGLPPIIIYAAPVMFALVFLEWGFGWYRKRKLYNKKDFWASAAIGIGNVTISSFTKLSIFALVLFFYNMVPWRVPYAWWAYPLCFVFLDFCRYWAHRVAHEQRIWWATHVPHHSSEQYNFSVSFRLSWVQGFKVIFFLPVAMAGFHPVVFFICHQIAVLYQFWIHTELIEKLPRPIEFLFVTPSHHRVHHGKDDKYLDKNYGSTFIIWDRIFGSFVPEQERPNYGITEPPDSYNPLYLVFHEFIAIWKDIRAAEGWREMAWILFASPAEQAEAAEGDKQQ comes from the coding sequence ATGCCCGAACTTATTACCATCGAGGAGCTTACCGCGATGGGCCTTCCTCCCATTATCATCTACGCGGCCCCAGTCATGTTCGCCCTTGTCTTCCTGGAGTGGGGATTCGGCTGGTACCGCAAACGAAAGCTCTACAATAAAAAGGACTTCTGGGCCTCGGCCGCCATCGGCATCGGCAACGTGACGATCAGCTCCTTCACCAAGCTCAGTATCTTCGCCCTGGTACTCTTCTTCTATAACATGGTACCCTGGCGGGTTCCCTACGCCTGGTGGGCTTATCCCCTCTGTTTCGTTTTCCTTGACTTCTGCCGCTACTGGGCCCACCGCGTCGCCCACGAGCAGCGGATATGGTGGGCTACCCACGTTCCGCACCACTCCTCGGAACAGTACAACTTTTCGGTCTCCTTCCGTCTTTCCTGGGTGCAGGGCTTCAAGGTGATTTTTTTCCTGCCGGTGGCCATGGCCGGATTTCACCCGGTGGTCTTCTTTATCTGCCACCAGATTGCTGTTCTCTACCAGTTCTGGATTCATACCGAACTCATCGAGAAGCTGCCTCGTCCCATCGAGTTTCTTTTTGTGACGCCTTCGCATCACCGCGTGCACCACGGCAAGGACGACAAGTACCTGGACAAGAATTACGGCTCCACCTTTATCATCTGGGACCGCATCTTCGGGAGCTTTGTGCCCGAGCAGGAGCGTCCCAATTACGGCATCACCGAACCGCCCGACTCCTACAACCCGCTCTACCTGGTCTTCCACGAGTTCATCGCCATCTGGAAGGACATACGTGCGGCCGAGGGCTGGAGAGAGATGGCGTGGATTCTCTTTGCCAGTCCCGCCGAGCAGGCGGAGGCCGCCGAAGGGGATAAGCAGCAGTAG
- a CDS encoding DEAD/DEAH box helicase, with protein sequence MSKKTFQGLPISGPVLQALRELQFEHPTPVQQEAIPPLMEGRDVVGQAQTGTGKTAAFGIPAVQQADPSLRAVQSIVLCPTRELAVQVTGELKRLGRHISGLEVLSVYGGQSIGRQIKALKRGVQIVAATPGRMIDHLERGTLSFEHLKLVIFDEADEMLNMGFRDDMECILSFARQPVQMAMFSATVSGPIRQIMQRYMKDPVMIRTGREQLAAPDIEQFVMKVRDSDRLEAACGILAGKGMQLALVFCNTRWKSKKLAGQLRSRGFGADYIGGDLSQNQRDRVMARFRSGGLDLMVATDVAARGIDVDDIDVVINYDIPNDPAYYVHRIGRTGRAGRSGTAVTLCSQRDRKALRAIEKEVGHSLPDMDRPETPEVAPTRKGGRPAEKRADEGDVVQVNFNVGRRHKVYPGDILGAITGETDVPGPAVGNIDIRGKESIVDISAVYVDQVLRGMEQTRVKGRKVHVSMAR encoded by the coding sequence ATGTCTAAAAAGACCTTCCAGGGCCTGCCTATCAGCGGACCCGTATTGCAAGCTCTCCGTGAACTCCAATTTGAACACCCCACCCCTGTCCAGCAGGAGGCCATTCCTCCGCTCATGGAGGGAAGGGACGTAGTGGGTCAGGCCCAGACGGGCACGGGCAAAACCGCCGCCTTCGGCATCCCGGCCGTCCAGCAGGCGGACCCCTCCCTGCGCGCCGTGCAGAGCATTGTTCTGTGTCCCACCCGGGAACTGGCCGTGCAGGTCACCGGTGAACTGAAGCGCCTCGGCCGCCATATTTCCGGACTGGAGGTACTGTCGGTCTACGGCGGACAATCCATCGGGCGGCAGATCAAGGCCCTGAAGCGCGGGGTCCAGATTGTGGCAGCCACCCCGGGCCGCATGATTGACCACCTGGAACGGGGCACGCTCTCCTTTGAACACCTGAAACTGGTGATCTTCGACGAAGCCGACGAAATGCTGAATATGGGATTCCGGGACGACATGGAGTGTATTCTCTCCTTTGCCCGGCAGCCGGTGCAGATGGCCATGTTTTCGGCCACTGTTTCGGGTCCCATCCGCCAGATCATGCAGCGTTACATGAAGGATCCGGTGATGATCCGCACCGGCCGGGAACAACTGGCCGCCCCCGACATCGAGCAATTCGTGATGAAGGTACGGGACTCCGACCGCCTGGAGGCCGCCTGCGGCATCCTGGCCGGCAAAGGCATGCAGCTGGCCCTCGTGTTCTGCAACACACGCTGGAAATCGAAGAAGCTGGCCGGCCAGCTTCGTTCGCGCGGCTTCGGGGCGGACTACATCGGCGGAGACCTGAGCCAGAATCAGCGGGATCGGGTTATGGCCCGTTTTCGTTCGGGCGGCCTGGACCTGATGGTGGCCACGGACGTGGCGGCCAGGGGCATCGATGTGGACGACATCGACGTGGTGATCAACTATGATATTCCCAACGACCCCGCATACTACGTGCACCGGATCGGTCGCACGGGACGTGCGGGCCGAAGCGGCACCGCCGTCACCCTCTGCTCCCAGAGGGACCGGAAGGCCCTGCGCGCCATCGAAAAAGAGGTGGGACACAGCCTGCCCGACATGGATCGGCCTGAGACTCCCGAAGTTGCGCCCACCCGGAAGGGGGGACGCCCTGCGGAAAAACGCGCCGATGAAGGCGATGTGGTCCAGGTGAACTTCAACGTGGGACGCCGGCACAAGGTCTATCCCGGGGACATCCTGGGCGCCATTACCGGCGAAACCGACGTCCCGGGTCCCGCAGTAGGCAATATTGATATCAGGGGCAAGGAGAGCATCGTGGATATCTCGGCCGTCTACGTGGACCAGGTGCTTCGCGGGATGGAGCAGACCCGGGTGAAGGGAAGAAAGGTCCACGTCAGCATGGCCCGCTGA